In Bacteroidales bacterium, the genomic window CTTAGTAAAATACGCCTGCGACTGGAGCACACAAGTAAATGCAGAGCTTCTTCTGGTGCATCATACCGAAGCTTTACTACCTGCGTTTGCCGACGATATGGGCAGAGAAAGTCTGGTAAGAATTGCCAATAACGAGGCTGTGGAAAAAATGAAACATCTCATCACCACAACGCTACCTACAAGCGCAAAAGTTTCCTATTCCGTTTCGGATAAACATCTTCATACGACTTTAAAAAAACTCCTTACCGAGCCATACGATGATTTAGTTTTTATGGGATTGAAGGGAACCAGCCAGCTCAAAAAGATATTTATGGGCAGTGTAGCTATTCAGGTCATCGAAAAGACCGATAACATTGTGGTAGCAATGCCCAGGGAGATCGCTCGCTTTTCGCACGAGAAAATATTTGTGGCAGTTACCGATAAGCATCCTTTGAACATCCTGGCACTTAATAAATTTCTAAGCTTCATCGATAAAGACAAAACAACCATCACCTTTTTCCATTTGGCCAAACCCTCCGAAAAGACCAAAAGCATAGAAAAGCAACTTAAAGATCTGGCCAAACTCTTTTCCGTCACATATAGCACCTCGTATGCTATTTACGAAGGGAGCAGTTCCTTTAATGAAATAAAGAAGGTGATCAACAATACAATTGACGAACTGTTGGTGGTTCAAAAAGGCTCCCGCCACCTGACAGATCAACTGTTCAGGAAATTCATGATCAACGAGCTGGTTTTTGAAGGGCAAACCCCGCTGATTGTTTTGCCATAAATACGCAGCGCTGATATTCGTCAGTCACCCCGTGAATGTTGCATAAACCTGAAACATTGGTTGACTGGCCTTGCGCTATTCACGGGATGACTTTTTAGAAGCATTTTTTTAAGTTGCTCCCTGGCGCTGACTTTCAAATCCCAAAGTTTCGGGACAGGAT contains:
- a CDS encoding universal stress protein, encoding MKKRFILLVDFSESSENLVKYACDWSTQVNAELLLVHHTEALLPAFADDMGRESLVRIANNEAVEKMKHLITTTLPTSAKVSYSVSDKHLHTTLKKLLTEPYDDLVFMGLKGTSQLKKIFMGSVAIQVIEKTDNIVVAMPREIARFSHEKIFVAVTDKHPLNILALNKFLSFIDKDKTTITFFHLAKPSEKTKSIEKQLKDLAKLFSVTYSTSYAIYEGSSSFNEIKKVINNTIDELLVVQKGSRHLTDQLFRKFMINELVFEGQTPLIVLP